The proteins below are encoded in one region of Winogradskyella helgolandensis:
- a CDS encoding IS110 family RNA-guided transposase, producing MKNYKEVVGIDVSKKTLDAYCYQSQVHREFVNDIVGYKSLLKWVLKTTKGVDVFYCFENTGYYSLKLALYLDSRKIIYVEESPLKIKRSSGIVKEKTDKLDAALIARYAWLYREELKPSQVKSKSHLELGRLLALRDLLVRNNAGLKGTLKEMKVLLSSPTTDTGCIVLKRSIDYQEKQVKSIKERIKEIISSDALMSKNYELLTSLKGIGLVVACQLIYHTGNFTRFASWRAFSSYCGTAPFEHRSGTSIYKRKQCHYLGDRKMKSLLSMASVSAIQHDSELRLYYNRKLAEGKDKMLAINNVRNKLIARAFAVVKRGTPYVVLQQYAA from the coding sequence ATGAAAAATTACAAAGAAGTCGTTGGAATCGATGTTTCAAAAAAAACACTAGATGCTTATTGTTACCAATCTCAAGTACACAGGGAGTTTGTTAACGATATTGTAGGATATAAAAGCTTATTAAAATGGGTTTTAAAAACTACAAAAGGAGTTGATGTTTTTTACTGTTTTGAGAATACAGGCTATTATTCGTTAAAATTAGCGCTGTATCTAGATAGTCGAAAGATTATTTATGTAGAAGAAAGTCCATTAAAGATTAAGCGTAGTTCAGGTATCGTTAAAGAAAAGACTGACAAATTAGATGCGGCATTAATAGCTCGTTACGCTTGGCTTTACCGGGAAGAATTAAAACCAAGTCAAGTTAAGAGTAAGTCTCATTTAGAATTAGGTAGATTGCTAGCGTTACGGGATCTACTGGTTAGAAACAATGCAGGCTTAAAAGGGACATTAAAAGAGATGAAAGTACTTTTATCTAGTCCCACAACAGACACAGGTTGTATTGTCTTAAAACGTAGTATTGATTACCAAGAAAAGCAAGTTAAATCGATAAAGGAACGTATAAAAGAGATTATATCTTCTGATGCACTGATGAGTAAGAATTATGAATTGCTAACAAGTCTTAAAGGTATTGGATTAGTTGTTGCCTGTCAGCTTATCTACCACACAGGTAACTTTACACGTTTTGCTAGTTGGCGTGCCTTTTCTAGTTATTGTGGTACAGCACCATTTGAACATCGCTCAGGCACTAGTATTTACAAAAGAAAGCAATGCCATTATTTAGGTGATAGAAAAATGAAGAGTTTGCTAAGTATGGCAAGTGTTTCAGCAATACAACATGATAGTGAATTACGATTATATTACAATAGAAAATTAGCAGAGGGGAAGGATAAAATGCTGGCCATAAATAATGTTAGAAATAAGTTGATAGCTAGAGCGTTTGCCGTAGTAAAAAGAGGAACACCTTATGTCGTTCTTCAGCAATATGCAGCCTAA
- a CDS encoding suppressor of fused domain protein: protein MLNHATNHTQQRWQQAENELMAEYKNPFSDRKHYHEHAEWIDDHLSKFFDDKLVSVFHEIPTLDLHLDVYLIKPENSSFNILLTSGMSTLKMNVDEQAENQKDLEFAELMMLIPKTIEFGQVYSGENKNDWIISILKRTAKFPHFYDTWIGIGHTIQAEEDLTPYATDTDFVGALILPSVTFDKDFTEINKNGRKINIYNVLPLYKNEMKFKIENGYSKLLDLLIKANGKEVLDLNRENLISKKSVWNRIFKN, encoded by the coding sequence TTGCTTAACCACGCAACTAACCATACACAACAACGTTGGCAACAAGCTGAAAACGAACTTATGGCTGAATACAAAAATCCGTTCTCGGACAGAAAACATTACCACGAACACGCTGAATGGATTGATGACCATTTAAGCAAATTCTTTGATGATAAGTTAGTTTCAGTTTTTCACGAAATCCCGACTTTGGATTTACATCTTGATGTTTATTTAATAAAACCTGAAAACTCGTCATTCAACATACTTTTGACTTCTGGAATGAGTACGTTAAAAATGAATGTTGACGAACAAGCAGAAAACCAAAAAGATTTGGAATTTGCCGAATTAATGATGCTTATTCCAAAAACTATTGAATTCGGACAAGTTTACTCTGGAGAAAATAAAAATGATTGGATTATTTCGATTCTTAAAAGAACTGCGAAATTCCCACACTTTTATGACACTTGGATTGGAATTGGACACACAATACAAGCAGAAGAAGATTTAACGCCTTACGCAACTGATACTGACTTTGTCGGAGCTTTAATTCTACCTTCTGTAACTTTCGATAAGGATTTTACCGAAATAAATAAAAACGGACGGAAAATAAATATATACAATGTGCTTCCACTCTATAAAAACGAGATGAAATTTAAAATAGAAAATGGATATAGTAAATTATTGGATTTATTAATTAAAGCGAATGGAAAGGAAGTTCTGGATTTGAATAGAGAAAATCTGATTTCAAAAAAGTCCGTTTGGAATAGAATATTTAAGAACTAA